A genomic stretch from Sphingobacterium sp. ML3W includes:
- a CDS encoding helix-turn-helix domain-containing protein, with product MEKQVNAGEFVDRFMTGSLEHLRYQQSPVKIFQLSEIAPYIKFPTPPIFLGYNLLVHITEGHFKHKIGAKEYVVKAPAILISNYGNISTIKSVDKSAKGHCVLINDNAMTSIFREQEILNIFNISPLLNLASQDSTDLNELFKLLYNELLSESPYKELFESLLKSLLLKIIKLSSSNQALNRRQEIAMMFKQLVHKNFKKQKHIGFYADRLAVSTNYLNRCVFSVFKKSSKELILEVLIMHSQFLLFESNKSIADICYELDFSDPSYFSRLFKKIVGISPTSYRNKAT from the coding sequence ATGGAAAAGCAGGTAAATGCGGGTGAATTTGTAGATCGATTTATGACGGGTAGTCTGGAACACCTGAGGTACCAGCAATCTCCCGTCAAGATCTTTCAGCTCAGTGAAATCGCTCCATATATTAAATTCCCTACACCGCCCATTTTCTTGGGATACAATCTCCTTGTACATATAACAGAGGGCCATTTTAAACACAAGATCGGTGCAAAAGAATATGTGGTAAAAGCACCAGCGATTCTGATTAGCAACTATGGTAATATTTCGACGATCAAATCTGTTGACAAATCGGCAAAAGGACATTGTGTACTGATCAACGATAACGCGATGACTTCGATATTTCGGGAACAGGAAATCCTGAATATCTTTAACATTTCACCGCTGCTCAACTTAGCTTCACAGGATAGTACCGACCTTAACGAGCTATTCAAATTGCTGTACAATGAATTACTTTCTGAATCACCTTATAAAGAACTCTTCGAAAGTTTACTAAAATCCCTCTTACTAAAGATTATCAAACTATCATCTTCCAATCAAGCACTCAACCGAAGGCAGGAAATTGCAATGATGTTCAAACAGCTTGTGCACAAAAACTTCAAAAAACAAAAACATATCGGCTTTTATGCTGACCGGCTCGCGGTGTCAACCAATTACCTAAACCGCTGCGTATTTTCGGTGTTCAAAAAGTCTTCCAAAGAACTAATATTAGAAGTACTTATCATGCATAGTCAATTTCTTCTTTTTGAATCAAATAAAAGTATTGCCGATATCTGTTATGAGCTGGATTTTTCTGATCCTTCCTATTTCTCCCGTTTATTCAAAAAAATCGTAGGAATTTCCCCTACTTCTTATCGAAACAAGGCAACTTAA
- a CDS encoding DUF1343 domain-containing protein has protein sequence MKIVSVFILLFFSFIAVWAQDRIKYCNDYIQTGAERTEQYIPYLNGKRVAILGNPSTVIKKKHLVDSLLAREIKIVKIFGPEHGFRGNASNGTKVGDEVDPTTKIPVISLYGNKKKPSAKDLKDIDVFIFDVQDMGVRFYTNINTLRDIMEACAENEKELLILDRPNPNAYLVDGPILDMKHKSGIGQFPVPIAHGMTIAEFAQMINGEGWMATTKKCKLKIIPVAGYNHQMLYKLPVNPSPNLNTEQSILLYPSTCLFEGVKINHGRGTDYPFTVFGSPVYKGAYRFSFTPVSKKGMSETPLFMDEECFGLDLREYDLQKLVDSKKINLSWMQELYRNSPEKDKFFDQSFSKQIGSIEKLVGVDSFRRQIAEGISEEEIRKSWEPGLTHYKEMRKKYLIYP, from the coding sequence ATGAAAATTGTATCTGTTTTTATTTTATTATTTTTTTCTTTTATAGCGGTATGGGCACAAGACCGGATAAAATACTGCAATGATTACATCCAAACCGGTGCAGAGCGAACAGAGCAATATATACCTTACCTCAATGGTAAGCGTGTCGCTATTTTGGGTAATCCATCTACCGTGATCAAGAAAAAACATCTTGTAGATAGTCTACTCGCCAGGGAAATTAAAATCGTAAAAATATTTGGACCTGAACATGGATTTCGCGGAAATGCCAGCAACGGAACGAAAGTGGGGGATGAAGTAGATCCAACAACCAAAATTCCGGTGATCTCACTCTATGGAAATAAAAAGAAGCCTTCGGCGAAAGATCTAAAAGATATTGATGTGTTTATCTTTGATGTGCAAGATATGGGGGTGAGGTTTTACACGAATATTAATACACTTCGGGACATCATGGAAGCCTGTGCCGAAAATGAGAAGGAACTCTTGATTTTAGATCGCCCAAATCCAAATGCGTATTTAGTTGATGGCCCTATATTGGATATGAAACATAAATCGGGTATTGGTCAGTTTCCGGTTCCGATTGCTCATGGGATGACAATCGCTGAGTTTGCCCAGATGATTAACGGCGAGGGCTGGATGGCAACGACAAAAAAATGTAAGCTAAAGATCATACCCGTAGCGGGATATAATCATCAAATGTTATACAAGCTTCCGGTTAATCCTTCTCCAAATTTAAACACCGAACAGAGTATTCTACTCTATCCAAGTACTTGTCTTTTTGAAGGTGTAAAGATCAATCATGGAAGGGGGACTGATTATCCCTTTACAGTTTTTGGGAGTCCAGTCTATAAAGGCGCATATCGTTTTTCGTTTACACCAGTGAGTAAAAAAGGAATGAGTGAAACACCACTTTTTATGGATGAAGAATGCTTTGGCTTAGATCTACGTGAATATGATTTGCAGAAGCTGGTGGACAGTAAGAAAATCAATCTCTCCTGGATGCAGGAGCTCTATCGGAATTCTCCTGAAAAAGATAAATTCTTTGATCAGTCATTTTCCAAGCAGATTGGCAGTATAGAAAAATTGGTTGGTGTTGATTCCTTTCGGCGACAGATAGCAGAAGGTATTTCAGAGGAAGAAATTCGAAAAAGCTGGGAGCCTGGATTAACGCATTATAAGGAAATGAGAAAGAAGTATCTTATTTATCCGTAA
- a CDS encoding DUF2200 domain-containing protein — MDNTRIYRMSFAGVYPHYIQKAEKKGRTKEEVNEIIFWLTGYNTRDLQQIIADKTDFEHFFSQAPHFNTNATKITGVICGYRIEDIEDPLVQKVRYLDKLIDELAKGKSMEKILRK; from the coding sequence ATGGACAATACTAGAATATATCGCATGTCATTTGCTGGAGTATATCCACATTATATACAAAAAGCAGAAAAAAAAGGTCGCACAAAAGAAGAAGTCAATGAAATCATATTTTGGTTAACAGGTTATAATACCCGGGACCTGCAACAGATCATCGCCGACAAAACCGATTTTGAACATTTTTTCAGCCAGGCACCGCATTTCAACACCAATGCAACAAAGATTACCGGTGTCATTTGCGGCTATCGTATAGAAGATATTGAAGATCCTCTCGTTCAAAAAGTCCGTTATTTAGATAAACTGATTGATGAACTGGCGAAAGGCAAATCAATGGAAAAAATTTTAAGAAAATAA
- a CDS encoding ThiF family adenylyltransferase gives MSLRYKRNIIHVKEEEQQVIKDFPILIGGCGIGSYIAECLLRMGFENLIIIDGDLVELTNLNRQNYVAGDIGVNKAIALKERLVAINPDAKITAYPEFLNKGNLYSLDLNCKVAINALDFSSDIPFLFDEYMAQKNIPVIHPYNLGWAGFLTVITPDSRNLRSLNVEHQAFDVNVGKYIVDRLQEKSIDTEWLEDFLLEYGKIAMDSPPPQLSLGLYLLSGMVCHIVFNIATDKVIKVFPESYYLSLK, from the coding sequence ATGAGTTTGAGATACAAACGTAACATCATTCATGTAAAGGAAGAAGAGCAACAAGTTATAAAGGATTTTCCGATACTGATTGGGGGCTGCGGTATTGGTAGCTATATTGCTGAGTGTCTGTTGCGGATGGGATTTGAAAATTTGATCATTATCGATGGTGATCTTGTGGAACTGACCAATCTTAATCGCCAGAATTATGTAGCGGGAGATATCGGTGTAAATAAAGCTATCGCTTTAAAAGAACGATTGGTGGCCATTAATCCCGATGCAAAGATTACAGCTTATCCTGAATTTCTAAATAAGGGTAATTTGTATAGTCTTGATTTAAATTGTAAAGTGGCTATTAACGCCCTGGATTTTTCCTCCGATATCCCTTTTTTATTTGATGAATACATGGCACAGAAAAATATCCCTGTTATTCATCCTTACAATTTGGGTTGGGCGGGGTTTTTAACTGTCATTACACCTGATAGTCGTAATTTACGATCTTTAAATGTTGAACATCAAGCGTTTGATGTGAACGTTGGGAAATATATTGTTGATAGACTACAAGAAAAAAGTATTGATACAGAATGGCTTGAGGATTTTCTTTTAGAATATGGTAAAATAGCAATGGATTCGCCACCTCCACAGTTGTCATTGGGGTTATATCTATTATCTGGAATGGTCTGCCATATTGTGTTTAACATCGCTACAGATAAAGTAATAAAAGTATTTCCTGAATCCTACTATTTGTCTCTAAAATAA
- a CDS encoding LuxR C-terminal-related transcriptional regulator yields the protein MKIEIEDFFKPVHVKDTFSKDDYEIIDAFINFAKSLSRLTYQSIYLIDYSKKSFLFVSDNPIFLCGNSPAEVLKKGYQHYFDNVPEQDIHLLKKINDVGFDFFENLSKEERLKHSISYDFHLKQSNGKPLLINHKLKPILLDKSSNPWIALCVVSISSHANAGNIKFKSDENGKQFEYNLEKDRWVEAPHVKLKPREKDILLFSAQGLTMDQIADKLYVSIDTIKFHKKQIFSKLKVKSITEATALAIEQSLF from the coding sequence ATGAAGATTGAGATTGAAGATTTTTTTAAGCCTGTACACGTTAAAGATACCTTTAGCAAAGATGATTATGAGATCATAGATGCTTTTATTAATTTCGCGAAATCTTTAAGCAGATTAACCTATCAAAGTATATATTTAATCGACTACTCTAAAAAGAGCTTTTTGTTTGTGTCTGACAACCCCATCTTCCTATGTGGAAACTCCCCTGCCGAAGTTTTAAAGAAAGGTTATCAACATTATTTTGATAATGTACCAGAACAGGACATACATCTATTAAAAAAAATAAACGATGTCGGATTCGATTTTTTTGAAAATCTTTCGAAAGAAGAGAGATTAAAACATTCCATATCCTACGATTTCCATTTGAAACAATCGAATGGAAAACCCTTATTGATAAATCACAAACTTAAGCCAATACTTTTAGATAAATCTTCAAATCCTTGGATAGCGCTTTGTGTTGTTTCTATTTCTTCACACGCTAATGCAGGAAATATTAAATTCAAGTCCGATGAGAACGGAAAACAATTTGAGTACAATTTGGAAAAAGATCGTTGGGTCGAAGCACCGCATGTTAAACTTAAGCCCCGAGAAAAAGATATTCTTCTATTTTCTGCGCAAGGGTTAACTATGGATCAGATAGCAGATAAACTTTACGTTTCTATAGACACGATAAAATTTCACAAAAAACAAATATTTTCCAAACTAAAAGTAAAAAGTATCACTGAGGCCACAGCTTTAGCAATTGAGCAGTCTTTATTTTAA
- a CDS encoding GH92 family glycosyl hydrolase, producing the protein MKMHFPISVFTSLLLMTGQLVSGQENTIWQLGSSDGSNREFALAPHDYKKFLEHDFGYEDNYFVVGQSSLSRDLPYVLPGPANGWGGTGGTSGLRTHFLNLYSVLSGQVENGKWALEVKLANSDPQNKPTLQIAINGRSYNYELKNGDGSVDPVGTGSKSGASTIRITLPEHVIAEGFNQFTLTVIKGGWVEFDSFKLLGPQQVKLLRDYTSIIKGVRQSDFELKNGNERIQYMLVDLLKLKDDERIKVLLDGRKIYDKTHEKGLSRLEIPMPYASKEVRSKYAIYINDKLIQTSSIKRSPKRLGGVSDYVNTMIGAAHSRWMLAPGPWMPFGMVKISPDNQNIGWQAGYEPSIESIGTFSHIHEWTMAGLGTFPTAGQLKTSVGDQYSTHSGYRSAIDKASEQAPLGYYSVHLLDQDIDAKLTAGTRSSFQKYTYHKSDTGRIMIDLKVNGEYDYKIKDLSLKKVSDYKVIGYSNQLSENVWSTDAKQDYVVYFVMEFDKPIINFGTWHNGRITDQSDLVADSAQSAGMYVEFDVRKNKEVQLRTGISYVSIANAAENLKTELSDPFGWSFERVVANQHRVWNELLGRLEIKSNDYLEKEKFYTNMYRTLASRNTFSDVNGQWRSSDETIRTMKHPGDLALGCDAFWNTFWNLNQFWNLVTPEWSNKWVRSQLAMYDADGWLAKGPAGMEYIPVMVAEHEIPLIVGAYQMGIRDYDVTKAFEAIKKMQTTSPLKFEGGFAGNRDLDVYLKYKYVPYDLGRFSNSLEYSFDDWTVGQFAKSLGKEKEYNYFNDRGSWWKNAIDVKSGYARMKDAKGEWYRDFDPFKSGANHHYVEGNAWQLTFFVPQDIPALAKMIGEDVFLKRLEWGFGESEKWRYNGPNDQYWDYPVVQGNQQSMHFAYIFNWLNKPWLTQKWSRSIGERYYGQGISNAYLGDEDQGQMSAWYIMNAIGLFQLDGGTRTKPIYEIGSPSFEEIKIKLGRQYGRGDQFTIKAKNASKKNMYVQGATLNGKPLQTFYFDAAELLKGGELVLEMGDKPNMQWGVSH; encoded by the coding sequence ATGAAAATGCATTTCCCCATTTCCGTTTTCACCAGCTTATTGCTAATGACAGGACAGCTTGTTTCGGGGCAAGAAAATACCATTTGGCAACTGGGCAGTTCCGATGGCTCCAACAGAGAATTCGCCCTGGCTCCACATGATTACAAGAAATTTCTGGAACATGATTTTGGCTACGAAGACAATTACTTTGTAGTCGGGCAATCTTCGTTGTCAAGAGATTTGCCTTATGTGTTACCCGGACCTGCCAATGGATGGGGTGGGACTGGCGGAACCTCTGGCCTAAGAACCCATTTTTTGAATTTATACAGCGTATTAAGTGGTCAAGTTGAAAATGGGAAATGGGCTCTGGAAGTAAAATTAGCAAATAGTGATCCTCAAAATAAACCGACCTTACAAATCGCAATCAATGGTAGATCTTATAATTACGAACTGAAGAATGGGGACGGATCCGTTGATCCTGTAGGTACAGGTTCAAAGTCTGGGGCTTCTACGATACGGATAACATTACCCGAACATGTTATTGCAGAGGGGTTTAACCAGTTTACGCTTACTGTAATAAAGGGAGGGTGGGTTGAGTTTGACTCCTTTAAACTATTGGGTCCCCAACAGGTGAAATTGTTGAGAGATTACACTTCAATAATTAAAGGGGTACGGCAGTCGGATTTTGAATTGAAAAATGGAAACGAGCGCATACAGTATATGCTCGTTGATCTATTGAAATTGAAAGATGATGAACGTATAAAAGTGTTGCTGGATGGAAGAAAAATCTATGATAAAACTCATGAGAAGGGCTTATCTCGACTTGAGATTCCAATGCCTTATGCATCGAAAGAGGTACGGAGTAAATATGCAATATATATCAACGATAAACTAATTCAAACATCTTCTATAAAACGATCTCCAAAAAGATTGGGTGGGGTTTCGGATTATGTCAACACCATGATAGGGGCTGCGCATTCTAGATGGATGCTGGCACCGGGACCGTGGATGCCATTTGGAATGGTAAAGATTAGTCCCGATAATCAGAATATTGGCTGGCAGGCTGGTTATGAACCTTCAATAGAATCTATTGGTACATTTAGCCATATACACGAATGGACAATGGCTGGACTGGGCACATTTCCAACAGCAGGCCAATTGAAGACTAGTGTCGGAGACCAATATAGTACGCATTCAGGTTACCGTTCGGCAATAGATAAGGCAAGTGAACAGGCTCCATTGGGGTACTATTCCGTTCATCTTCTTGACCAGGATATTGACGCAAAGCTAACCGCAGGAACACGGTCCAGTTTCCAGAAATATACTTATCATAAATCAGATACTGGACGTATTATGATTGATCTTAAAGTGAACGGAGAATATGATTATAAGATCAAAGATCTCTCACTCAAAAAGGTCTCTGATTATAAGGTTATTGGCTACAGTAACCAATTGTCCGAAAATGTCTGGTCTACCGATGCGAAACAAGATTATGTTGTCTATTTTGTCATGGAATTTGATAAGCCGATTATCAATTTCGGAACTTGGCATAATGGTCGCATAACAGATCAGTCTGATCTGGTTGCCGATAGTGCTCAATCCGCTGGTATGTATGTAGAATTCGATGTTCGTAAAAACAAGGAAGTGCAGCTGCGGACTGGGATTTCCTATGTCAGTATAGCCAATGCTGCAGAAAATTTGAAAACAGAACTTTCAGATCCATTTGGATGGTCTTTTGAACGTGTGGTCGCCAACCAACATCGGGTGTGGAATGAATTATTGGGGCGCCTGGAGATAAAGAGTAATGACTATTTGGAAAAAGAGAAGTTTTATACAAATATGTATCGTACCCTGGCCAGCCGTAATACTTTTAGCGACGTCAATGGGCAATGGCGGTCTTCTGATGAGACGATCAGAACGATGAAACATCCGGGGGACCTTGCCCTTGGCTGTGATGCATTTTGGAATACCTTCTGGAATTTAAATCAATTCTGGAATCTGGTTACACCGGAATGGTCGAATAAATGGGTGCGGTCGCAATTGGCTATGTATGATGCCGACGGTTGGTTGGCAAAAGGTCCTGCTGGGATGGAATATATTCCAGTGATGGTTGCTGAACACGAGATTCCTTTGATTGTAGGGGCCTATCAGATGGGAATACGTGATTACGATGTCACAAAGGCATTTGAAGCGATCAAGAAAATGCAGACAACAAGTCCGCTGAAATTTGAAGGTGGCTTTGCCGGTAACCGGGATCTGGATGTTTATCTGAAGTATAAGTATGTGCCTTATGACCTTGGTCGTTTCTCAAATTCCCTGGAGTATAGTTTTGATGATTGGACTGTAGGACAATTTGCAAAGTCCTTGGGAAAGGAAAAGGAATACAATTATTTTAATGATAGAGGTAGCTGGTGGAAGAATGCGATAGATGTTAAAAGTGGTTATGCGAGGATGAAAGATGCCAAGGGGGAATGGTACCGGGACTTTGATCCATTTAAATCTGGAGCCAATCATCATTATGTTGAAGGAAATGCATGGCAGTTGACATTCTTTGTACCTCAGGATATCCCAGCATTAGCTAAAATGATTGGTGAGGATGTGTTTCTAAAGCGTTTGGAATGGGGATTCGGAGAAAGTGAAAAATGGCGGTATAATGGACCAAATGATCAATACTGGGATTATCCGGTTGTTCAGGGAAATCAACAGTCTATGCATTTTGCTTATATTTTTAACTGGTTGAACAAACCATGGCTTACACAAAAATGGAGCCGGTCTATCGGTGAACGCTATTACGGACAGGGTATTTCTAACGCTTACCTGGGTGATGAGGATCAAGGACAGATGAGCGCTTGGTATATCATGAATGCAATAGGATTATTTCAGCTAGACGGAGGGACGCGAACAAAGCCAATTTATGAAATTGGTAGTCCATCTTTTGAAGAAATTAAAATTAAGTTGGGACGGCAATATGGTCGAGGAGATCAATTCACTATTAAAGCTAAAAATGCGAGCAAAAAGAATATGTATGTGCAGGGCGCAACTTTAAACGGTAAACCTCTGCAGACATTCTATTTTGACGCTGCGGAATTGCTAAAAGGAGGTGAATTAGTTTTGGAAATGGGGGATAAGCCGAATATGCAATGGGGCGTGTCGCATTAA
- a CDS encoding GH92 family glycosyl hydrolase, with protein MIKFIRYFILGLFVWEQASAQKLPTDYVNPFIGTSNYGTTNPGAQVPHGLMNVSPFNVMGSSLNAFDKDARWWSTPYEHSNSYFTGFSHVNLSGVGCPDMGSLLLMPTAGKLEVDYHQYGSTYTQEEAHPGYYSNVLKKYGIKTETSATARVGVSKFTFPKGQANILLNLGEGLTNETGATVRYVSDTELEGSKLLGSFCYTNNQAVYPIFFVMRVNKKPAKKGYWKFQRAGEKWENDWNKDAGKYKIFTDYSSQLSGDDLGAFLSFDVQENESLEVQLAVSFVSVENARKNLEAEQPSFGFERIRTQASSLWNNELSRIQVEGGTEDQKTVFYTAMYHAMIHPNILQDVNGEYPAMGNRKTLVADHNRYTVFSLWDTYRNVQPLMSLVYPDKQIGMIRSMIDIYKENGWMPKWELYSRESYTMDGDPAVPVIVDAWMKGIRDYDINTAYEAFLKSATTTDSTNRIRPDNADYVKYGYVPLRDSFDNSVSHAIEYYVADWNLAQLANSLGKTKDAQTFGKRAQGYKHYYSPEYGTFRPILPNGSFLTPFNPLMGANFEPNHGFHEGNAWNYSFAIPFDIPGLVQLMGGKKKFVDKLQATFDKGYFDVTNEPDMLYPHVFSEIKGEEWRTQKLVKQILDKHFTNSPGGIPGNDDTGTMSTWALMNMMGIYPFCPGRPDYTIVTPVFDKVTIQLDKKYYPKSDRVTIRRQKEGNGEFIKKIIVDGKPLGGFKISHQVLVNSKDILIVTGDR; from the coding sequence ATGATCAAGTTTATCCGTTATTTTATTTTGGGATTATTTGTTTGGGAGCAAGCGTCTGCGCAAAAACTACCGACCGACTATGTCAATCCTTTTATTGGTACCAGTAACTATGGTACGACCAATCCCGGTGCTCAGGTACCCCATGGTTTAATGAATGTGTCTCCCTTTAATGTGATGGGGTCATCACTTAATGCCTTCGATAAGGATGCACGTTGGTGGTCTACACCTTACGAACATAGCAATAGCTATTTTACCGGTTTTTCACATGTCAATCTGAGTGGTGTGGGCTGTCCTGATATGGGAAGCTTGTTACTGATGCCAACCGCTGGGAAACTAGAAGTTGACTACCACCAATATGGAAGTACTTATACACAGGAAGAGGCTCATCCGGGTTATTATAGTAATGTGTTAAAAAAATACGGTATCAAAACAGAGACATCCGCAACTGCTCGTGTGGGTGTATCTAAATTTACTTTCCCTAAAGGGCAGGCTAATATTCTACTCAATTTAGGCGAGGGGTTGACGAATGAAACTGGTGCCACAGTTCGTTATGTCAGTGATACGGAACTTGAAGGTTCGAAATTATTAGGTTCGTTCTGTTATACCAACAATCAGGCTGTATATCCGATTTTCTTCGTGATGCGAGTGAATAAAAAGCCCGCAAAGAAAGGTTATTGGAAATTTCAGCGTGCCGGTGAAAAATGGGAGAATGATTGGAATAAAGATGCTGGCAAATACAAGATTTTTACCGATTATTCGAGCCAATTGTCTGGAGACGATCTTGGGGCATTCTTGAGTTTCGACGTTCAGGAAAATGAGAGCTTAGAAGTACAGTTGGCGGTATCTTTCGTAAGCGTTGAAAATGCACGAAAAAATCTGGAGGCCGAGCAACCTAGTTTTGGATTTGAGCGGATCAGAACGCAAGCTTCATCTTTGTGGAATAATGAATTATCAAGAATTCAGGTTGAAGGAGGTACCGAAGATCAAAAAACGGTATTTTATACGGCTATGTATCATGCCATGATTCATCCAAATATTTTACAGGATGTTAACGGCGAATATCCGGCTATGGGAAATAGAAAGACCCTTGTCGCGGATCATAATCGTTATACCGTATTCTCTTTATGGGATACGTACAGAAATGTACAGCCGCTCATGTCGTTGGTCTATCCAGATAAACAGATTGGAATGATTCGTTCCATGATTGATATTTATAAAGAAAATGGATGGATGCCTAAGTGGGAGCTTTATAGCCGTGAAAGTTATACCATGGACGGTGATCCAGCAGTACCTGTGATCGTAGATGCTTGGATGAAAGGCATTCGGGACTATGATATCAATACGGCTTATGAGGCTTTTTTGAAGTCGGCGACAACGACGGATTCTACGAATCGAATCCGTCCGGACAATGCCGATTATGTCAAGTACGGTTATGTTCCTCTTCGCGATTCTTTTGACAATTCAGTTTCCCATGCGATTGAGTACTATGTTGCTGATTGGAATTTAGCGCAGTTGGCCAACTCGTTGGGAAAAACTAAAGATGCACAAACTTTTGGTAAGAGAGCACAAGGGTACAAGCATTATTATTCTCCAGAATATGGAACATTTAGACCTATTCTTCCCAATGGATCGTTTTTGACACCTTTCAATCCATTGATGGGGGCTAATTTTGAACCTAACCATGGATTCCATGAAGGGAATGCCTGGAATTATAGTTTTGCGATACCATTTGATATCCCTGGTTTAGTTCAACTGATGGGCGGTAAGAAAAAATTTGTGGACAAATTGCAGGCCACCTTTGATAAGGGTTATTTTGATGTTACCAACGAACCTGACATGCTTTATCCACATGTTTTTTCGGAAATAAAAGGTGAGGAATGGCGTACACAAAAATTGGTTAAGCAAATTCTGGATAAACATTTTACGAATAGTCCCGGTGGGATCCCAGGCAATGATGATACGGGAACAATGTCGACTTGGGCTTTAATGAATATGATGGGGATTTATCCTTTTTGTCCCGGCAGACCAGATTATACGATCGTGACTCCGGTATTTGACAAGGTAACTATTCAACTTGATAAAAAGTATTATCCTAAGTCTGATCGTGTGACCATTAGACGCCAAAAAGAGGGCAATGGAGAATTTATCAAAAAAATTATCGTCGATGGAAAGCCATTAGGAGGTTTTAAGATAAGCCATCAAGTTTTGGTCAATAGTAAAGATATACTGATTGTTACCGGAGACAGATAA